A single region of the Halobacterium wangiae genome encodes:
- a CDS encoding PINc/VapC family ATPase, whose amino-acid sequence MNVVPDTSVVVDGRISERVVDGDYAGATVYVPEAVVGEIEAQANSGRQTGWDGLEELQRLVELAEDGDVEVVYVGERATEEDIKRASAGAIDAIIRDVAAEYDAVFVTSDIVQAEVAKGKGIEVEYLEPLEYDLGELAIEQYFDDLTMSVHLKDGLVPMAKRGEVGEITYQEVADEVLDTDTLKEHANEIISTAKRADDAFVELSEEGMTIAQVRDMRIAVSEPPFSERIEITAVRPIVKTTMDDYEHADDLRERLLERDRGVLIAGAPGAGKSTFATAVAEFLSDAGNVVKTMEKPRDLQVGNEVTQYTELGGDMAKTADSLLMVRPDYTIYDEVRKTDDFEVFADMRLAGVGMVGVVHATRPIDALQRLVGRVELGMIPQIVDTVVYIEEGDVETVYDVTTEVKVPEGLMEEDLARPVIQVRDFATQTPAYEIYTFNRQVVTVPLDENGGSGSDSGVDRLAKQEVEREIQAATRGPVEVDIRGPNDAVVYVSDDEISHVIGKGGGRISDIENRLGINIDVRTLDERPGQVAGGSGGGGDNPEPAGQIVTPEITSRHIILPLDGGRSGETVEVQADGDYLFTATVGRGGDIKVSRGSAIAEELERAIDREEMVSVVPNE is encoded by the coding sequence ATGAACGTCGTTCCCGACACGAGCGTCGTCGTCGACGGCCGCATCTCAGAGCGGGTCGTCGACGGGGACTACGCGGGCGCCACGGTGTACGTACCGGAGGCGGTCGTCGGCGAGATCGAAGCGCAGGCGAACAGTGGCCGGCAGACCGGCTGGGACGGACTGGAGGAGCTCCAGCGACTCGTCGAACTGGCAGAGGACGGCGACGTCGAGGTCGTGTACGTCGGCGAACGGGCCACCGAGGAGGACATCAAGCGCGCTTCCGCGGGTGCCATCGACGCCATCATCCGGGACGTCGCCGCCGAGTACGACGCGGTCTTCGTCACCAGCGACATCGTGCAGGCCGAGGTCGCGAAGGGGAAGGGCATCGAGGTGGAGTACCTCGAACCGCTCGAGTACGACCTCGGGGAACTCGCCATCGAGCAGTACTTCGACGACCTCACGATGAGCGTCCACCTGAAGGACGGCCTGGTGCCGATGGCCAAGCGGGGCGAGGTCGGCGAGATCACCTACCAGGAGGTCGCCGACGAGGTGCTGGACACGGACACGCTGAAAGAGCACGCCAACGAGATCATCAGCACCGCCAAGCGCGCCGACGACGCGTTCGTCGAACTGTCCGAGGAGGGCATGACCATCGCACAGGTGCGGGACATGCGCATCGCCGTCTCCGAACCGCCGTTCTCCGAGCGCATCGAGATCACTGCCGTCCGCCCCATCGTGAAGACGACGATGGACGACTACGAGCACGCCGACGACCTCCGCGAGCGCCTGCTCGAACGGGACCGCGGCGTGCTCATCGCGGGCGCGCCGGGCGCCGGGAAGTCGACGTTCGCGACGGCCGTCGCGGAGTTCCTCTCCGACGCCGGCAACGTCGTGAAGACCATGGAGAAACCGCGGGACCTCCAGGTCGGCAACGAGGTGACCCAGTACACGGAACTCGGCGGTGACATGGCGAAGACCGCCGACTCGCTGCTGATGGTGCGCCCGGACTACACCATCTACGACGAGGTCCGCAAGACCGACGACTTCGAGGTGTTCGCGGACATGCGACTGGCGGGCGTCGGGATGGTCGGGGTCGTCCACGCCACCCGCCCGATCGACGCGCTCCAGCGTCTCGTCGGCCGCGTCGAACTCGGGATGATCCCCCAGATCGTCGACACCGTCGTCTACATAGAGGAGGGCGACGTGGAGACCGTCTACGACGTGACGACGGAGGTGAAGGTGCCCGAGGGCCTGATGGAGGAGGACCTCGCGCGCCCGGTCATCCAGGTCCGGGACTTCGCCACGCAGACCCCCGCCTACGAGATCTACACGTTCAACCGCCAGGTCGTCACGGTGCCCCTCGACGAGAACGGCGGCAGCGGGTCTGACTCCGGCGTCGACCGCCTCGCGAAACAGGAGGTCGAGCGGGAGATCCAGGCCGCCACCCGCGGCCCCGTCGAGGTCGACATCCGCGGCCCGAACGACGCCGTGGTGTACGTCTCCGACGACGAGATCAGCCACGTCATCGGGAAGGGCGGCGGCCGCATCTCGGACATCGAGAACCGCCTCGGCATCAACATCGACGTGCGGACCCTCGACGAGCGCCCCGGCCAGGTGGCCGGCGGCAGCGGCGGCGGCGGTGACAACCCCGAGCCCGCGGGCCAGATCGTCACGCCCGAGATCACCTCGCGGCACATCATCCTCCCGCTGGACGGCGGTCGCTCCGGCGAGACGGTGGAAGTGCAGGCCGACGGCGACTACCTGTTCACGGCGACGGTCGGCCGCGGCGGCGACATCAAGGTGTCCCGCGGCTCGGCCATCGCGGAGGAACTCGAACGCGCCATCGACCGCGAGGAGATGGTCTCCGTCGTCCCCAACGAGTAG
- a CDS encoding M20 family metallopeptidase, with protein MNVRTLTERLVSIPSHEDETAAGDAVESWLREQTDADVTRDGAGNVLAWRERDADGPSLALVGHHDVVPPDESQTTDGGYVFEGRDGRLYGRGTADMKGAVAAMLLAFRDADPECPLAFASFVGEETGGEGARYAIDDGFAPDRALVAEGSTGYSAPGVLDVAVAHKGRRASTVTAEGAAAHASEPEAGENAIYRACDAVDVIRDLDAPSAEVFGETLSGSVAVTEIEGGSAWNVIPEACEVTVDERTVPGERAALDEVEGVEGVTWSVDQDLPPMACDDEAFVERALDAVREVQDGAGERVSKPHATDAGWLADAGVSCLVCGPAEPGEAHTATESVSLDVLDRCRRVYRRLASA; from the coding sequence GTGAACGTCCGCACGCTGACCGAACGTCTGGTCTCGATTCCGAGCCACGAGGACGAGACGGCCGCCGGCGACGCCGTCGAGTCGTGGCTCCGCGAGCAGACGGACGCCGACGTGACCCGGGACGGCGCGGGCAACGTCCTGGCGTGGCGCGAACGGGACGCCGACGGCCCGTCGCTCGCGCTCGTCGGCCACCACGACGTCGTGCCGCCGGACGAGAGCCAGACCACTGACGGTGGCTACGTGTTCGAGGGGCGCGACGGCCGCCTCTACGGCCGCGGCACCGCGGACATGAAGGGCGCCGTCGCCGCGATGCTGCTCGCGTTCCGGGACGCCGACCCGGAGTGCCCGCTCGCGTTCGCGTCGTTCGTCGGCGAGGAGACCGGCGGCGAGGGCGCGCGGTACGCCATCGACGACGGCTTCGCGCCCGACCGGGCGCTCGTCGCCGAGGGGTCGACGGGCTACTCCGCGCCGGGCGTCCTCGACGTCGCGGTGGCGCACAAGGGGCGGCGCGCGAGCACCGTCACCGCGGAGGGCGCGGCCGCTCACGCCAGCGAACCCGAGGCGGGAGAGAACGCCATCTACCGGGCCTGCGACGCCGTCGACGTGATCCGCGACCTCGACGCCCCGAGCGCCGAGGTGTTCGGGGAGACGCTGTCGGGGAGCGTCGCCGTCACCGAGATCGAGGGCGGGTCGGCGTGGAACGTGATTCCCGAGGCCTGCGAGGTGACCGTCGACGAGCGCACTGTCCCCGGCGAGCGCGCGGCACTCGACGAGGTGGAGGGCGTCGAGGGCGTGACCTGGAGCGTCGACCAGGACCTCCCGCCGATGGCCTGCGACGACGAGGCGTTCGTGGAGCGCGCGCTCGACGCCGTCCGCGAGGTTCAGGACGGTGCCGGCGAGCGCGTGAGCAAGCCCCACGCGACGGACGCGGGGTGGCTCGCCGACGCCGGCGTGTCGTGTCTCGTCTGCGGGCCTGCCGAACCCGGGGAGGCCCACACCGCCACGGAGAGCGTCTCTCTCGACGTGCTCGACCGGTGTCGTCGCGTCTACCGGCGACTCGCGAGCGCGTGA
- a CDS encoding RNA-guided endonuclease InsQ/TnpB family protein encodes MAIHVARTYVASIQNQQLVKGDLDSLGFAASKLWNIARWTCDRIWNETGTIPDDGPLKAYLKTHERYADLNSQSSQRVIEELAEAFRGWYAKRRNGDDRANPPKYRKNGDDHPRSTVTFKEDGFKHDAKNNRIRLSKGRNLKDHWSDFILCDIETRPDVVVENIPQVRAVWNGDEWELHIVCKHEIEARSPGDETAGIDLGIKNFAAVSYSTDDHELYPGNALKTDERYFAKEIAKCNSPRSNKALRLRRKRSERRSHYLHAVTRHILTECVERGVGTIAVGNLEGIREDDETGEARNWGDRGNEGLHGWAFDRFTNLLTYKAKAEGIAVVTVSERDTSKTCSCCGQKREANRVERGLYICRGCDAVMNADSNGAENIRRRLDQAEKVTLNPSVDRSSGRVARPVVNLFRRGEHDPSSGQGTFAEQASICKP; translated from the coding sequence ATGGCGATTCATGTCGCTCGCACCTATGTTGCTTCCATACAGAACCAGCAACTGGTCAAGGGTGACTTGGACTCGCTCGGGTTTGCCGCCTCGAAACTCTGGAACATCGCTCGCTGGACGTGCGACCGTATCTGGAACGAAACAGGGACAATCCCCGATGATGGCCCGCTCAAGGCATACCTGAAGACCCACGAACGCTACGCCGACCTCAATTCTCAGTCGAGTCAGCGAGTCATCGAAGAACTCGCTGAAGCATTCCGTGGTTGGTACGCCAAGCGCCGAAACGGGGACGACCGCGCAAACCCACCAAAGTACAGAAAGAACGGCGACGACCACCCGCGCTCTACGGTCACGTTCAAAGAAGACGGCTTCAAACACGACGCGAAGAACAACCGAATTCGACTCTCCAAAGGCCGGAACCTGAAAGACCACTGGTCGGACTTCATCCTCTGCGACATCGAAACCCGACCAGACGTGGTCGTTGAGAACATCCCCCAAGTTCGAGCCGTTTGGAATGGTGACGAATGGGAACTCCACATCGTGTGTAAACACGAAATCGAGGCCCGGTCTCCCGGCGACGAAACCGCTGGTATTGACCTCGGTATCAAGAACTTTGCCGCCGTCTCGTATTCCACGGACGACCACGAGTTGTATCCGGGGAACGCTCTCAAGACCGACGAACGGTACTTCGCCAAGGAGATAGCGAAGTGCAACTCACCTCGGTCGAACAAAGCACTCCGGCTTCGCCGGAAGCGTTCGGAGCGCCGGTCGCACTACCTGCACGCCGTCACCAGACACATCCTCACAGAGTGCGTCGAACGAGGTGTCGGAACGATTGCCGTCGGCAACCTCGAGGGCATCCGTGAAGACGACGAGACTGGCGAGGCTCGGAACTGGGGCGACCGTGGCAACGAAGGCCTGCACGGGTGGGCGTTCGACCGCTTCACGAACCTGCTCACGTACAAGGCGAAAGCCGAAGGCATCGCCGTGGTCACGGTGAGCGAGCGAGACACGTCGAAGACGTGTTCGTGTTGCGGGCAGAAACGCGAGGCGAATCGCGTCGAGCGTGGGTTGTACATCTGTCGTGGGTGTGACGCCGTGATGAACGCCGACTCGAATGGCGCAGAGAACATTCGCCGTCGGTTAGACCAAGCAGAAAAGGTAACTCTGAATCCCTCTGTGGATAGGAGTAGCGGGCGTGTGGCACGCCCTGTGGTCAACCTGTTCCGTCGTGGAGAACACGACCCGAGTAGTGGACAGGGGACGTTCGCTGAACAAGCGAGCATCTGCAAACCGTAA